From the Rhizobium sp. SL42 genome, the window GAAACGCATGGATCGGCGCACCGACCAGCCGCTCGGCATGTTCCTTCGGCAAAAGCGCCACCATCTTGTCCTTGGCTTCGCGCGCCGCCTGCCCCAAACGCGGATCACCGAGCATCTCGACGGCGCGAAGGCCGAAAGCCAATGCTTCGAGTTGTTCGAAGGTAAAGGTCAGAGGTGGCGCGTCGAAAGCCTCGCGCAGCATGTAGCCCACGCCGCGCTCGCCCTCGATCGGCGCGCCCGATGCGATCAGATGGTCCATGTCGCGGTAGATGGTGCGCTGGGCGACCTCCATCTTCTCCGCAATTTCGGCGGCCGTCATCGCCCGCCCGGTAGAACGCATTAACTGGATAATCCGGAAAAGACGGTCTGCCGGACGCATGGGAACGCTCCAAATAATGTCTGTGGCCAGAAGGGTGTCAGGAGCAATGTGTTAGGTCAAGCCGCATACACAAACAGGAGGGCAGCTTGACCGGCAACGCATCATCAGAAATCGTCGTCCGCACTGTCGCATCCGGGCCTGTCGCGGAACTGGTGCGTCAGACGGCATTGCAGGACGGCGGACAACACCATGGCTGAAGCACTCAAACACCTGATCGGCGCACGAAACGCAACGGACATCGCCGATGCCCTGTCGAGCGCCTGGACAAAATTCCCGCGCGACGCATTCCTCGCCGATATCCTGCCGCGCATCGAAAGCCTGGAACTCATGCAGCGTGGCCAGTTGATCGCCGACGCCATGTACCTGCATCTGCCCCGGAATTTTGCCGTGGCGGCGCCGATCCTGATGGCTACGCTGCCGGTTGACCGGAGGCCCGGCCTTTCCGGCTGGTCGCTGCTTGCCTTCAACCAGTATATTGCCGCCCATGGTCTGGACCACGTGGAGATATCCCTTGATCTCCTGAAGGCGCTGACGCCGCATTTCACCGCCGAGTTCGGCATCCGGCCTTTCATCCACCGCGAACAGACAAAAGCGCTCTCCATAATCGGTCAATGGGCGGACGATCCGAACCACCATGTCCGCCGCCTTGCCAGCGAAGGCACAAGGCCCCGCCTGCCCTGGGCCATGCGCTTGCCGGCTCTGGTCAAGGATCCTGCCCCTCTCCTGCCGATCCTGACCGCCCTGATCGATGACCCCGAAGACTATGTCCGCCGCTCGGTTGCCAACAGCCTCAACGACATCGCCAAGGATCATCAAGATCTCGTCGCCGATTTTGTCGGGCGCCATCACAAAGGCGCCTCTGCCGAACGGCTCTGGCTGCTCAGGCACGCCTCCCGCACGCTGCTCAAGAAAGGCCACGCAACCGCACTGGCAAATTTCGGCTTCGCCCGGATCGACGGCATCGAGGCGAACCTCCGGCTTGCCGCCCAGCAGGTGAGCTTCCCGGGCGTACTCGATTTCTCCGTCTCGCTCTCCAATAAAACCGGACAATCGCAGTCGCTGATGTTCGACTACGCCATTCATCACCAGAAGAAAGACGGCACGCTGAGCCCCAAGATCTTCAAGGCGAAAAGCCTGACGCTGGCTGCCGGCCAGTCGATGACCTTCGAGCGCCGCCACGCCTTCCGCCCCATCACCACCCGCGTCTACCATCCCGGTGAACACCGGCTGGAAATCCTGGTCAACGGCACCAGCCTTGCTCTGGAAACCTTCATCCTCACGGCATCTGGCGGATCCGCCGATACCGACGCAGCACAATGAAGCTGGCCTGACGCGAGCAAAACCTTCGTACAGGCATCCAGGATGGGTGTGGACATCTACGAGGAATGCCAAGGGAAACCACTAGGTGGCTCCCCTTGGCTGCAAGGCTCGAATTGTGAAAGCTCGCCCTATTCGGCTCTTTTGCGACCCGTTAGCATCGCCCGCACAAGATTTTCACGATGCTCAAGACTGGCCAGAACAACGCCCGTGACATGCAGCAGGATCATGCCCAAGGTCGCGTAAACCAGCGCCTTGTGCGTGCTCTCGACCCATTCGACACCCCAATAAGCATCCGTCGTCATCAGGTAGCCGGTCGTTACAATCCCGGAGATCATCAGCAGCAGTGCGATGACCATCGCGCCACCAGCCGGATTGTGGCCGATAAAGCGCTTGGCCCGTATGTAGACCGAGTCTCTGATGAAACTCGCGATCGTAGACGGACGGTAGATGAAGCTGGCGAACCGCGCATGCTCGCTGCCGATCAGCCCCCAGATGAGCCGAATGGCAACGAGACCACCGATCATATAGCCTGAAATGACGTGGGCATCCTTCCACTCGTCGCCGGTCAGGAAGGAAAAGGTAAACAGCCCCACCAGAGCCCAGTGGAATAGCCGCACGATCGGATCCCAAACCTTGACCATGGGCGGCCACTCGGGCCGACCATTCGTGTCGGTGGAAGCATTGCGCTCCACGCCGCCCATCAGTCTTCGCCGACCTGGGTGCCGGTTTCCGGGTTGAACAGCGCTTCGACCTTGTTGCCGTCCTTGATGCCGTAGACTTCGTAGCAGCCGTTCTCAACCTTGATTTGGCGAACCTCGAAACCAAGCTCGGTGGCCTTGGCCTTCATCGCAGCCTCGCTCAACCACTTGTCCTTGGCGACATCACAGGAAGTGCTGCTTTCGGCACGGGCGATGCCGGCAAACGAAGCTGAGATCAGCAGGGTGGCAACAACAATCTTTTTCATTGATATGGTCCTTCGTTGTTCCGGTCGAGCACCGCGCTTCGAACCGATGGCAAGGACATTAGGTGAGCGGTGCTGAGCGATGGCTGACGACAAATGTCAGCGAAATTTCAGCTTGCCGGTGTTATGACACAGGCATGGAGCAAGCACGCGCACCAAGTCTCAAGAGATTGGCGATGATGATGGCAGGGTCGGCCTTGGCACTGTTGCTGACCTTCGCCGCGCATTCGCCATCCAGCGCCGATGCCGATGCCGATAACCGCCCCTGGCGAGAACAGGAAAACGAACGCCAGCGCATCCGGGATGATGTCGCGCGTGGCGTTACCAAGTCACTTGCAACCCTACGGCAGATTGTCCTTGCCCGCGTCGCAGGACAGATCGTCTCGACCAAACCAGACCGTGACGATGACCGACTGATCTATGAGTTTCGCATCCTGCGCGACGACAACCGTCTGATCGAAGTGGAGGTCGATGCAGCCTCCGGTGCCATTCTGGAAATCGAGAACGAGTAATGCGGATCCTGCTCATCGAAGACGACGCACTGATTGCTCGCGACGTGATTGCGCATCTGGAGCGCGTCGGCTTTGTCGTCGTTCATGAAAGGGATGGTGAATCGGGCTGGTTCACCGGCGACGCAGAGAATTTCGCCGCCGTGATCCTTGATCTCGGGCTTCCCGGCATGGACGGACTGACCGTGCTCAAACGCTGGCGCAGTGCTGCAAGAACGACACCCGTGCTCATCTTGACCGCCCGCGGCAACTGGCAGGAGCGCGTCGAGGGCATCGATGCGGGCGCCGATGACTATCTGACCAAGCCGTTCCAAATGGCCGAACTTCTGGCGAGGCTGCGCGCCATTATCCGCCGCAGTGTCGGGCAGGCCAGTCCTGTCATCGCCCTCGGCAGCATTACCATCGACACTCGAACCAAGGCAGTCGCACGCGACGGCCTGCCGATCGACCTGACGCCACTTGAATATCGCTGCCTGACATTTCTCGCGCATAACCCGGAACGCAATGTGTCGCAGGCGGAACTGACCGAGCAACTCTACAGCCAGGATTTCGACCGCGATAGCAATTCGGTCGAAGTGCTTGTCGGCCGCCTGCGCCGCAAGCTCGGTCGCGATGTCATCACCACGCGCCGCGGCTATGGTTATCGCATCGGCGGTGATCAGGCATGATGCAGTCGATCCGCGGCCGGTTTATACTTGTATCGCTGATCAGCGTCCTGGTTGCGCTTGCCATGGCAAGCCTGGTGATGGTCCTGCTCTTTACCCGCAATCTCGAGGCGCGAGTGGACACGGAGCTGTCCGGCCACATCAACAACATTGCCGGTGCGCTCCGCTTTGCCGGGGACGGAGCCC encodes:
- a CDS encoding PepSY domain-containing protein, translated to MMMAGSALALLLTFAAHSPSSADADADNRPWREQENERQRIRDDVARGVTKSLATLRQIVLARVAGQIVSTKPDRDDDRLIYEFRILRDDNRLIEVEVDAASGAILEIENE
- a CDS encoding helix-turn-helix transcriptional regulator is translated as MRPADRLFRIIQLMRSTGRAMTAAEIAEKMEVAQRTIYRDMDHLIASGAPIEGERGVGYMLREAFDAPPLTFTFEQLEALAFGLRAVEMLGDPRLGQAAREAKDKMVALLPKEHAERLVGAPIHAFRASAQPEPPDCLGDVRQALSARRKVWIAYHSLAGERTQRTVWPLALSAFGAIWVMTTWCETRQDFRDFRLDRVEGWKVLADRFEPGPGQTYEAYLTGLDAG
- a CDS encoding PepSY domain-containing protein, which produces MKKIVVATLLISASFAGIARAESSTSCDVAKDKWLSEAAMKAKATELGFEVRQIKVENGCYEVYGIKDGNKVEALFNPETGTQVGED
- a CDS encoding DNA alkylation repair protein yields the protein MAEALKHLIGARNATDIADALSSAWTKFPRDAFLADILPRIESLELMQRGQLIADAMYLHLPRNFAVAAPILMATLPVDRRPGLSGWSLLAFNQYIAAHGLDHVEISLDLLKALTPHFTAEFGIRPFIHREQTKALSIIGQWADDPNHHVRRLASEGTRPRLPWAMRLPALVKDPAPLLPILTALIDDPEDYVRRSVANSLNDIAKDHQDLVADFVGRHHKGASAERLWLLRHASRTLLKKGHATALANFGFARIDGIEANLRLAAQQVSFPGVLDFSVSLSNKTGQSQSLMFDYAIHHQKKDGTLSPKIFKAKSLTLAAGQSMTFERRHAFRPITTRVYHPGEHRLEILVNGTSLALETFILTASGGSADTDAAQ
- a CDS encoding response regulator transcription factor translates to MRILLIEDDALIARDVIAHLERVGFVVVHERDGESGWFTGDAENFAAVILDLGLPGMDGLTVLKRWRSAARTTPVLILTARGNWQERVEGIDAGADDYLTKPFQMAELLARLRAIIRRSVGQASPVIALGSITIDTRTKAVARDGLPIDLTPLEYRCLTFLAHNPERNVSQAELTEQLYSQDFDRDSNSVEVLVGRLRRKLGRDVITTRRGYGYRIGGDQA
- a CDS encoding cytochrome b/b6 domain-containing protein, which produces MGGVERNASTDTNGRPEWPPMVKVWDPIVRLFHWALVGLFTFSFLTGDEWKDAHVISGYMIGGLVAIRLIWGLIGSEHARFASFIYRPSTIASFIRDSVYIRAKRFIGHNPAGGAMVIALLLMISGIVTTGYLMTTDAYWGVEWVESTHKALVYATLGMILLHVTGVVLASLEHRENLVRAMLTGRKRAE